Genomic window (Cystobacter fuscus DSM 2262):
GGGCGTCTCGCGCAGACCGCGCTCGAAGAGCGCATAGGCGCACCCGAGCTGGAACACGCCGAGGAAGACGAGCATGCCGAGATCCATCGCCGTGGGGCGGGGGCCCTCCAGGGCGGGCACGAGCGTGGCGAGGCCCGCGAGGACGTTGCCCCACACGAGCACGGAGGTGCCCTCGCCGCGGGTCGCGCGCAGCCCGAGGATGCACGAGGCGAAGGTGACGCCCGAGGCCAGGGCCACCATGTTGCCCCAGAACTGGCCGGGGTTGAGCTGGTCGAGGAAGAAGAGGCTCAGGCCGAGCAGGAACACGGGCACGGCCATCCACTCGCCGCGCGAGGGGCGCTCGCCGAGCACGAGGGGTGAGAGCAGCAGCACGTAGAGCGGCGCGGTGTCCTGCAGGAAGATGGCGTTGGCCGAGGTGGTGAGCTTGTTGGCCACGATGAACGTCACCACGGTGGCCGCGTAGGCCAACGTGGCCAGGAGCCCACGCGCCGAAGGCCGCTTGCGCCCCGCGGGCAGGGCGAGCGCGAGCGCCACGGCGGCGATGAGCGAGCGGCCGGAGGCGAGCTGCCAGGCGGTCAGGGTGGACAGCTTCACGAGGACGCCCGCGGTGGACCAGAGCGCGGCGGCGGCGAGCAGGTAGAGGCGGGAGGGGTGCATGGGCGGGACTCGGGCCCCTTAGCATGTCGCGACTGTCCGGTTCGTGGACGAGCTCGCAAGATTACTTTGCGCATTGCGTAAGGGTGCAGTCAGATGGACGCACTGGCTGTCCTGGGGAGGCAACGACATGGCCGAGAAGTGGGACAAGCAGTTGATGGACTTCCTCAAGCGCACGGGCGAGGAGCTCAAGCGTACGGGCGACGACCTCAAGACCGAGGCGCAGCGGCTGCTCGTGGAGGTGCAGGACCCGAACAACCAGGCCAAGGTGAAGGAGGGCCTGCAGAACCTGCGCGTCTGGGCGATGGCGACGGGCAAGCAGGCCGCGGAGCACCTGGAGTCCGCCGTGCGCCGCGTGGAGGAGACCGTCGAGGGGGCCTTCGACAAGCATTCGTCTTCCGCCTCCCCCCCGCCTCCGGTGCCTCCCGCGTCACGGACCCCGTCGGCGTCCCCCCCGCCTCCTCCGGTGCCCCCCACGCCTCCGGTGCCTCCCGCGGCCAAGGCGGCGGCCAAGGCGGGCGCCTCCAAGTCGATCGGCCGCAAGAAGCCCTCGGCCAAGACCGCTCCCGCCAAGACCGCCGCGAAGAAGCCGGCGGCCAAGAAGGCGAGCTCCCCCAAGTCGATCGGCCGCAAGAAGCCCGCCCGTCCGGCCTCCTGAGGTCCACGAGCAGCCGTCGGAGCGGGGCGTGGGGCCCTGGGCGTTGGATCAACCCGCGCCCCATGCCATAGTGCGCGCGTGGCCGGCTCGAACCGTGATGAGAAGGGCAGCATCCAGGCGGATATCTCTCAGGACGTCATCGACGAGGCGCTCAAGAGCGTCGAGCGGCGTGCCCATCCTCCCGCGAGTGAGGATGGGGATGTTCCCGAGGGGGGCAGAACGCTGGACGTGGATATCCCCGAGGGAATGACCCTGGAGGTGGACATTCCCCCGTCCGTCCTCGGCGAGGGCGGGTCCGGCTCGGGCCCGTCCATGGCCGCCCTGTCCGATACGCGCCAGCGTCTGGAGACCGTCCAGCGAGAGCTGGACGAGGCCCGCGCCCAGCTCGAGTTCAGCCAGACCAAGAGCCGCGAGACGATGGAGCGCCTCAAGGAGAGCCACGAGCGCGCCCTGCGTGCCACGGCCGACCTGGAGAACTACAAGAAGCGCGCGCAGAAGGAGAAGGAGGAACTCCAGAAGTTCGGCCTCGAGCGCCTGCTCAAGGACTTCCTCCCGGTGCTCGACAACCTGGATCGCGCGCTGGAGGCGTCCCAGAAGTCCACCGACTTCGAGGCCTTCCGCACCGGCGTGGAGATGACGCGCAAGCTGCTCGACAACGCCTTCGGCAAGCAGGGCGTCAAGGGCTTCTCCGCCGTGGGCCAGCCCTTCGATCCCCGCCTGCACGAGGCCATGCAGCAGGTGGAGAGCGCCACCGTGCCTCCGGGGCACGTCGTCTACGAGGCCGTGCGCGGCTACCTGCTCAATGATCGGCTCATGCGGCCCGCGCTGGTGGTGGTGGCGCGTGCTCCCGAGGGAGCGAAGCCCGAGCCGACGTCCAGCACAACGCCGGGGAGTGCGCCCACGGGGGGGGCCACTTCCGCGCAGCCCGGCAAAACACCCAGTGAGGGCCGATAGAACGCCATGGGCAAGGTCATTGGAATCGATCTGGGGACGACGAACTCGTGCGTGGCCGTGATGGAAGGCGGCGAGCCGGTGGTCATTCCCAACAGCGAGGGCAGCCGCACCACCCCCTCGATGGTGGGCTTCACCGAGTCGGGTGAGCGCCTGGTGGGGCAGATCGCCAAGCGGCAGGCCATCACCAATCCCGAGAACACCGTCTTCGCCGTCAAGCGGCTCATCGGCCGCAAGTTCGACTCGCCCGAGGCCAAGAAGGCCATCAGCGTGAGTCCCTTCCGCGTGGTGCCCAGCCCCAATGGGGACGCGTGGGTGGAGAGCCGCGGCAAGGGCTACAGCCCGCCGGAGATCAGCGCCATCGTGCTGATGAAGATGAAGCAGACGGCGGAGGACTACCTCGGCGAGCCCGTGACCGAGGCGGTCATCACCGTGCCCGCCTACTTCAACGACAGCCAGCGCCAGGCCACCAAGGACGCGGGCCGCATCGCCGGCCTCAACGTGCTGCGCATCATCAACGAGCCCACGGCCGCGGCGCTCGCCTATGGTCTGGACAAGGTGCGCGAGTCGAACGCCGAGCGCATCGCGGTGTACGACCTGGGCGGCGGCACGTTCGATATCTCCATCCTGGAGCTCAACTCGGGCGTCTTCGAGGTCAAGAGCACCAACGGCGACACGTTCCTGGGCGGTGAGGACTTCGATCAGCGCCTCATCGACTTCCTGGCCAAGCGCTTCGCCGAGCAGAACAACGGGTTGGATCTGCGCAGGGACCGCATGGCGCTGCAGCGCCTGAAGGAGGCCTCCGAGCGCGCCAAGCACGAGCTGTCCAGCGCGACGGAGACCGAGGTCAACCTCCCCTTCATCACCGCGGACGCCACCGGCCCCAAGCACCTCACCGAGACGATCGAGCGCACCACCTTCGAGTCCCTGGTGTCGGACCTGGTGGAGCGCTCCATCGAGCCGTGCCGCATCGCGCTCAAGGACGCGGGCATTCCCGCGCAGCAGATCCACCAGGTGTTGCTGGTGGGCGGCATGACGCGCATGCCGGCGGTGCAGCAGAAGGTGAAGGAGTTCTTCGGCAAGGAGCCGCACAAGGGCATCAACCCGGACGAGGTCGTCGCCGTGGGCGCGGCCATCCAGGGCGGCGTGCTCAAGGGCGAGGTGAAGGACGTCCTCCTCCTGGACGTGACGCCGCTGTCCTTGGGCGTGGAGACGGCGGGCGGCGTGTTCACGAAGATCATCGACAAGAACACCACCATCCCCTGCAAGAAGGGCCAGGTGTTCTCCACCGCGGTGGACAACCAGCCGCTGGTGAGCGTGCACGTGCTGCAGGGCGAGCGCGAGATGGCGGTGGACAACAAGACGCTGGCGCGCTTCGAGCTGGTGGGCATTCCCCCGGCGCCCCGCGGCGTGCCGCAGATCGAGGTCTCCTTCGACATCGACGTCAACGGCATCGTGCACGTGAGCGCCAAGGACCTGGGCACCGGCAAGGTGCAGCAGGTGCGCGTGGTGGGCAACTCGGGCCTGAGCGAGTCGGAGATCCAGTCGATGATCTCCGACGCCCAGGCCAACCAGTCCAACGACAAGCTGAAGAAGGAACTGGCCGAGCTGCGCAACAACGCCGACTCGCTCATCTACACCACGGAGAAGAGCCTCGAGGAGTACGGCAACGTCCTCCAGGAGAAGGACCGCACGGAAATCAAGGCCGACGTGGACCACCTCAAGGAGACGCTCAAGGGGTCGGACGCGGCGGCGGTGCGCGAGGCCTACCAGAAGCTGGAGACGAGCGCCTACCGCATCGCGGATGCCCTCTACGCCGACCAGTCCAAGGCGAGCTCATGAGGTGACGGGGGCCTCTTCCCGGGGCCCTCGTCTCCGGTGTTCAATACGGCTCGTGGAATTCCCTTCGCTTGAAGCCGAGGTCGCCTTCCTGCGCGGCCTGACCGCCGTGGTGCGGATGGCGGACGACATCCTCGAGGACTGCCTGGAGCGGGGGTTGAGCCTCGACGCGGCGGTGGATGTCTTCCTCACGCAGTGCGCCCGGCTGGTGCACGCCTCGGCGGGTTTCATCAGCCTCCGGGGCACCACGGGGCCGGTGCTCACCCGCGTCTCGGGCCGGCTGGGGGTGGACGTCTTCGAGGCCGCGGGCTGGAAGGGCTGCCGCCGCCTGTCCCCGGAGCGCGTGCTCTTCTGTGCTCCGCTGGCGCTCGGCCGCCTGGAGCTGGGCTCGATGGGGCTGGTGGTGGACGGCCGCTTCGACGATGGCGGCGCGCTGGTGATGAAGCTGGTGGACGCCATCGCGGATCAGCTCGACAACGCGCTCCTGGCCTTCATCGCGCTGGCCGAGGGGCGCAACGTGCTGGAGCGCCTGGACGAGCTGGCTCCCGAGGATCCCCTGTCGGGAACGCGCGGACGGATTGGCCGCTATGAGCTGGTGACGCCGCTGGGCTCGGGCGGCATGGCGCAGGTGCTGGTGGCGCGCACGCGGGGGCCGGAGGGGCTCGGCCGGCTGGTGGCGCTCAAGCGCATTCTCCCCCACCTGGCGTCGGATCCGGACATGGTGAAGCAGTTCCTGGACGAGGCGCGGATCGGCCTGCGGCTGTCCCACCCCAACCTCATCACCTTCCACGACTTCGGTGAGTCGCAGGGGGCCTACTTCCTGGTGATGGAGCTGGTGCGCGGGGTGGATTTCGATCGGCTGCTGGCGGTCACCCGGCCCTCTCCGGCGGTGGTGGTGTCCATCGTGGTGCAGGCCCTCCACGGCCTGCACGCGGCCCACCGTGCGCGCGGCGAGGATGGGCACCCGATGCAACTGGTGCACCGGGACCTGTCCCCGCACAACCTGATGGTGGGCTTCGACGGGCGGGTGAAGGTGCTGGACTTCGGCGTGGCCAAGGCGCGCGCCCAGCGCACGGTCACGCTGCCAGGCATCGTCAAGGGCAAGCCGCTCTACATGTCTCCGGAACAGGCCCGGGGACAGGCCCTGGATGCGCGCAGCGATCTCTTCGCCATGGGCCTCATCCTCTACGAGGCCCTCACCGGCACGCGCGCCTTCGACCGGGGCGATGAGCTGGAGTCCATGCACGCCATCTGCCTGGACCGGTTGACCCGGCCCGAGGGCATGTCGCTCGGGCTGTGGGAGGTGATGGACAAGGCCCTGGCCAAGAAGCCGGAGCAGCGCTTCTCGCATGCGCTCCAGATGGCCGAGGCCCTGCTGCGGGTGTGCCCCCCGGCGCGGGAGAGCGACGTGGGGCAGCTCATGGCCACGCACTTCCCCGAGCGCCTGCACGGCTTCGAGCGCCTGGAGCGCGTCCACCTCGGCCCGGGCAAGCTGTCCGGTCCGCCGACGGGGGCGCCGTCCCCCACCGTGCGGGGGGACGCGAAGCGCTGAGGCTCAGTATCCGCGCTTCTTCGGATCCTGCTCGCCGCTGAGGTTCAACCGGCGCCCGGAGTTCGGGTCGGCGTCTCCCCGCATGTTCAGCCGGCGCGTCTCCTCGTAGAGCTCGTCCTCGACGATG
Coding sequences:
- a CDS encoding DMT family transporter codes for the protein MHPSRLYLLAAAALWSTAGVLVKLSTLTAWQLASGRSLIAAVALALALPAGRKRPSARGLLATLAYAATVVTFIVANKLTTSANAIFLQDTAPLYVLLLSPLVLGERPSRGEWMAVPVFLLGLSLFFLDQLNPGQFWGNMVALASGVTFASCILGLRATRGEGTSVLVWGNVLAGLATLVPALEGPRPTAMDLGMLVFLGVFQLGCAYALFERGLRETPALEASLLILLEPVLNPVWTFLFVGERPGPWALVGGTIILLATAWRTLSAAPSGSSPPAREET
- the grpE gene encoding nucleotide exchange factor GrpE; the protein is MAGSNRDEKGSIQADISQDVIDEALKSVERRAHPPASEDGDVPEGGRTLDVDIPEGMTLEVDIPPSVLGEGGSGSGPSMAALSDTRQRLETVQRELDEARAQLEFSQTKSRETMERLKESHERALRATADLENYKKRAQKEKEELQKFGLERLLKDFLPVLDNLDRALEASQKSTDFEAFRTGVEMTRKLLDNAFGKQGVKGFSAVGQPFDPRLHEAMQQVESATVPPGHVVYEAVRGYLLNDRLMRPALVVVARAPEGAKPEPTSSTTPGSAPTGGATSAQPGKTPSEGR
- the dnaK gene encoding molecular chaperone DnaK — its product is MGKVIGIDLGTTNSCVAVMEGGEPVVIPNSEGSRTTPSMVGFTESGERLVGQIAKRQAITNPENTVFAVKRLIGRKFDSPEAKKAISVSPFRVVPSPNGDAWVESRGKGYSPPEISAIVLMKMKQTAEDYLGEPVTEAVITVPAYFNDSQRQATKDAGRIAGLNVLRIINEPTAAALAYGLDKVRESNAERIAVYDLGGGTFDISILELNSGVFEVKSTNGDTFLGGEDFDQRLIDFLAKRFAEQNNGLDLRRDRMALQRLKEASERAKHELSSATETEVNLPFITADATGPKHLTETIERTTFESLVSDLVERSIEPCRIALKDAGIPAQQIHQVLLVGGMTRMPAVQQKVKEFFGKEPHKGINPDEVVAVGAAIQGGVLKGEVKDVLLLDVTPLSLGVETAGGVFTKIIDKNTTIPCKKGQVFSTAVDNQPLVSVHVLQGEREMAVDNKTLARFELVGIPPAPRGVPQIEVSFDIDVNGIVHVSAKDLGTGKVQQVRVVGNSGLSESEIQSMISDAQANQSNDKLKKELAELRNNADSLIYTTEKSLEEYGNVLQEKDRTEIKADVDHLKETLKGSDAAAVREAYQKLETSAYRIADALYADQSKASS
- a CDS encoding serine/threonine-protein kinase → MEFPSLEAEVAFLRGLTAVVRMADDILEDCLERGLSLDAAVDVFLTQCARLVHASAGFISLRGTTGPVLTRVSGRLGVDVFEAAGWKGCRRLSPERVLFCAPLALGRLELGSMGLVVDGRFDDGGALVMKLVDAIADQLDNALLAFIALAEGRNVLERLDELAPEDPLSGTRGRIGRYELVTPLGSGGMAQVLVARTRGPEGLGRLVALKRILPHLASDPDMVKQFLDEARIGLRLSHPNLITFHDFGESQGAYFLVMELVRGVDFDRLLAVTRPSPAVVVSIVVQALHGLHAAHRARGEDGHPMQLVHRDLSPHNLMVGFDGRVKVLDFGVAKARAQRTVTLPGIVKGKPLYMSPEQARGQALDARSDLFAMGLILYEALTGTRAFDRGDELESMHAICLDRLTRPEGMSLGLWEVMDKALAKKPEQRFSHALQMAEALLRVCPPARESDVGQLMATHFPERLHGFERLERVHLGPGKLSGPPTGAPSPTVRGDAKR